The genomic interval attgtaaaaatgctgctgtgaaccctggggtgcatgtatctttttgaattagtgttttctgttttttcagaTTTATACCCAGGAATAGAATTTTAAGGTTATTACTCTGACAGCTAAAAgtaacatatgtttatatattcttgTGCTTAaacattttgctttaattttgacTACAGTAAACATCAATAGCTTATAAACAAAAGTTCTTTGTGGTTGTTAATAATTCTTAAGAACGCAAAGTATTCCTGAAACCAAAAAGTATTAACGACCATTCCTTTAAACCACGGATCTTGAAAATGAACCCTAACAGACTGTGGTCCACAGGCCAAATATTGAATGTTCCTGTTTTTATACATTAAGTTTTATAGGAACCCAGCCCTACCCATTCATTTTTCTATTGTAAATGTATTCAAAGGCTGCTTTTTCCACTATGATGGCAGCGTTTAATAGGTGTTACACAGACCTTATCTCCTGTAAAATCTAAAGTGTTTACTATCTAGCCCTTTGCAGCCAGAGCTGAAGCTGCTGGGTCACCCGGACCTCACTGAACCCCAGCaagccctcctccccacccccacctcctgggtCAGGAGCTGGAGCACAGCAGTGATGGCAGACCGCCCAACAGGCTGGGGCTTCCGAAACAAATCTCAGTCTCCTGAGAAATACTTTGTATCTTATAAGGAACAGATATAATCAAAACATTCAGATGATTacagctacattttaaaaagcagttttctaTCACATAACATTCTGCATAGGGAAAGTATCATAACTGGAGTTCAAATTCATAgcaactaaaatttttatttaataaatggtacAAAGAACACAATGCCAAAAaccttaacatttaaaatttcaccaaaagaaaaagtattataGAATACACAGTTGCAAAAAGCTACATTAAGTTATTTTACAACTGCCTCAGgctgcaaagagaaaaataccCAATGCCATACCTAAGTTATCCCTCTTTGAAAATAATGCCATGTATGTTATAAACCATGAGCACCCCATCAAAAAGACTGGAACTGTTTTTGTCAATTCAGTGGCCATAGTGTTAAAAGGGCAACAATTAGACCTTTGGGGCTTTATACAGAGTTAGAGTTCCTATCAGAGGGACAACAGCACCACAGCCTTAGTGAATTCTTATGAAAGGAGGTACATGAGTGACCGAATTACAAGAGTTACAAGGAATGAGAGCTGCTCGCTTCCAAGAAACTACAGCtcacagaaaaccaaaaaaggCACGAGATACAGACCATTTACTCATGAATGCGTAAAACTCAAAGTCCACGGTATTCCTACAACATGTTGAAAGTGCTTCAGAATTCACACAATACTAATTTTCTTTTGGTTCTGGTTAAATTATATATACCAGTTTATAACAGAAATGGTAAAATCTGTAACTCTgttcaaagttttaaaagattacttAAGAATGGTTTCTTGTATTTCTATGCCACCTTTATAGTTCTGGTTTCTCATTTCTTCACTAGGAGTAAATTCAGTGTGCAGGTTTTATCCCAGGCTAATTTATACACTTCCGGAAGGAACGCCCTCTCAAATCCACAGAGTGTTGAGGTGGGGAGCCCCGACCCACATCACCAACATGCATGTCGCCCCACACCACCTCTTCACTCTTCTCAGCTAAAGCCACCGTTGAGTCTTCCACCTCACCCCTCCTCCCGTCGCGGCCCTCCTCGGGGTGTCTTCCATCACAGTCACGGGCTTGGATGCGCGATCTGGGCTGGTACAGCTGCAAGCCTGGCCGGTCCTGCCAGGAGAGAAGGCGTGTTACTCTTCCAAGGGCCAGAAACACAGGTTGGGGCAACAGCTCTATCTATTTTAGGCCCTGATAATCCTAAttatctaaagaaaatcagtctagCAGGTAAAAATCAGCCTTTTTCATAGCACTATCTCAGAAACTAGgcattttgagattttaaaataggCCATGAAAAAGAAAGACTTAGTATTCAAAATAACTTGAAAGTAAAGTTAGTCTCTGAGAAAGTATTATTGCTCAAACCTAGACCACTCTGTGGAATTGGTACAATCATGGCATTCCCTCCTATTGTGAGAGGTGAAAACTCAAACACACTCATCACAACCCCTCAAACTCACCATACACGGTGGATGCAAAATCGGAAACAAAGACATGGCCTTTGAGCTATgaactgagcaggcacacacattTGTAATAAGCTATAATTTCTGTGTAGCTTATTCCTCAACTGTCCCCTTTATAGAAAATACTAACCAGTCATCATACTAAACTCTTCGAGATGGTGGGATAAAAATATGACTGGATAAAGtacatgaaatgaaataaaactgctTCAGGGTATGAGAAAGCAAAGCCAGGGAAAGACAAAGTGATTCTGCAGGCCAGGACTGTTGCGGAGGCCAGCCAGTCCTACAGGAGCCGTATGTGTACATGGGCAAAACAGCAGCATGGCCTTCCAGGGCCACATGGAGGGCAGTGTGACTCGGGGGTCATGTCTTCTGCTGTTTCTCTAGAGCTCACCACTCACCTTTACCCACCACTCCTGGGCTGTGTGTGAAGTCCCCACAGTTGCTACCATGGGGTTTACCAAAACGTCCTTTTCCTTAATATCAGCCTGGCCAATGAGAAGAGTGGGAAAGAGCTTGGTAGACCTGTATAGCCTATCACGCTCTTTCACACACTCTTGGATCAGAAAAATTAATACTGCTATAAAACAGCCacactagccaaagcaatctacagaggtaatgcaatccctatcaaaatacccatgatatttttcacagaactagaataaataatcctTAAATTTATATAGAACCACAAACAGCCCAGAACTGCCCAAGCAATCCTGACATAAAACAACAAAGCTGAAGGTGTAACCCTTTCAGAtgtcagactatactgcaaaaccacagtaatcaaaacattaTGGTGCAAAaccagacatatggatcaatggaacagagtagagagcccagaaataaacccacacatccaTAGTTAATTAATCTAAgccaaaggaggcaagaatacacaatggagaaaagacagtctcagCAGCAAGGGGCGTTGGGGGAGCTGGACAGCTACACACAAATCACTGAGAACATATATGAGAACATACCCTCACACCacgcacaaaaataaactcaaaattgtttaaagacctaaatataagacatgacatcaTCAAAATCCTAGAAGAGGACACAGGCAAAACatcctctgacataaatcatagcaatattttcttaggtcactctcccagagcaaaagaaaataaacaaatgagacctaattaaacttagatgcttctgcacagcaaaggaaaccaccaatAAAAAACCccttacagaatgggagaaaatatttgccaatgatgtgaccaacaaggggttaatatccaaactaCATAAacaactcatataactcaataaacTTATGTATTACTTGTGCGAAAAGTATTATAAGCCTATTACAATACAGTACTacatagccaattgtgttagttgggtacctgggctaactttgttggacttatgaacaaattggacttaatgAACACACTCTCTGACCAGAATTTGCTCGTATGTGGGAGACTTACTGTAgtcaaggtatggaagcaacttaagtgcccATTGACAGgtaagtggataaagaagatgtggtacatatatactatgtactattactcagtcataaaaagaatgaaataatgaacatttgcagcaacatgcatgagcctagagattatcgtactaagtgaagtaagtcagagaaagtaaCTATATGATTACCACTTACAGGTAGactctaaaaataatataaatgaatctatatacaaatcAGAAATTGACCCacagtcatagaaaacaaacttacgatTATCAacggagagaaggaaagagggagggacaaattaggagtatgggattaacagatacaaactactaaacataaaatagaaaagcagcgaggatttactgtatagcacaggaattaCGTTCAATATCTTGTATTAACCTATCatggaatataatctgaaaaaaattaccaGTTcacagtacacctgaaactagcgcaatattgtaaatcaactaaacttcagttAAAAATCAGAACACTGTTAATAACGTAAAAGGGAGCACCAAGACAGATATTCCTTACTGTCTTAGGGGAAAAATAGATAATCTTTCCATTACTTATTTTCAGGCAAATAGTGTGAATGTGCAGTTTTATGCTAAATAAaagggttttgtgtttttttttcctttcttagttaaaaaaaaatcaattctctAAGTAAAGGAGATTCTGGTTTCATCTCAGGCCCTGGTACCCTCTCACTTGACAAGACTCACTGCTCTACAGACACAGCCTTTCAGGACAGGGAGCCCTAAGACACTGTCAAAGCCTGTGGTCCTGCATCTCAAGACACCTCAAGACACttggttaaataaaacatttttgtttggaAAAGCAGCTGTAAGCCTGCAAGATTACAGTTTATACTGTGAGCAGGCGAAATGAAAGAGTAAAAGAACCTTGTTTCCCGTGCGCTCCTTTCTGGGTGCTGGCCGGTCTTCGCTCTTCTCCCTTCCCAGCCTCTCGGCCGCTTCCGCAGGGCAGCCACCgtcctggcttcctttcctccctctgtccACGGCCAGTCCTTTCCCCCACGCCAGCTCTTCTCCGCTTCTTCCTGCACATTTCTCCAGCTCACAGTGGGCTCTGTGTTTCCTGCTGTCATCCGAGTGGCATCGTTGTGCTTCAAGTTCTTTTTCTCGGGATCTTCTCTCCTTATCCCTTTGCTCTTTATCACTGTCATTTTGTGACCTGTGATTCAACACAAATTATCAGTAACCTTACATAAACTGCCTGACAACTATCTGTCTTCCCTTCCAGAAGCAGGCAGGGAAGACACAGTCTGCTCATCACTGTTGTGCAGGTTTGCACATGACGGGCACATGACAGATGCTCAATAAGAAActttgaaaagatgaataaacAAGAGTAATAACAATATTTACTCTTACGCCTGAGTGACATATATGTaataggcactgtgctaggcatcacacacacacacacatacattcttgtAATTCCTAATAAACAGAACCCTCTGTTTCTTTTACAGATAAAGCAAATGAGACCAGAAGTAGTCAAGGGGCTCTCCTAGTAGACCAGATGGACATCCATCATGACACAGACCTGGTATTTACAGTTTGCGTTTCTGTTCCAAGCCGAgctaaagttaatttaaaaaattcacatatgCATGTATCAAACTGTTAAATGAATACTAAGTAAATAAGTCGCTGCTTACCTCACCTTAAAGTCTTTCTCTCCATGAGCCCCACATACTGTCTGTGGCTCTGCACAGGATGGCAGCAGGGCTCATGGAACAAAAAGATCTGCAAGCGCCCATCTGTGCCAGAAACAGGACGAGAGCACAGAAGAGAGCTCAGACTGACAGAGCCCCCTGAGGAAGAGAGTGAGAAGGAGAGAAGACGGGACAAGCAGAGGCAGGGATCCAAGAGAAGCAGCGGAAGAGGAGACTGTGGAGACAGGACACTCCCTGCCTGAAGACAGCCTCGAGGCTGCAGGCTGACCGGTTCACCGTCAGCATGGCCCTGACCACAGAGACAAGGTGTGGACAAGCACACCCCAGCAGAACTCCTGAATCCCAAGCATATTTATGAAATACAAGCATTTACTCACACTGCAGAAGGATATACGACCACAACTTGATGACAACTTGAGGTGCAGAACATGGTCCAAGAAACAAGAGCTCGGCTCACCTCTCCCAGAGCTCCTCCAGCGAGCCCTCTGAGGGCTTGGGCTTCAGGACCGTCCCACTGGGACAGGgctcccacctcccatctccaGGGTCGATCTCCTCCgctctttcttttggtttctcaGTGCTCGGCTCCTCTCCCTTTTCTGGTTTTTTGAGAAGCTGAGAAATTATAATGCTAGTAAAATACCACTTTAAGAGTATAGTAAAAAGAAAGTACTTagtaaataagttaaaatatacaCCGATATCAAGCTCAAATGTTTGAATAGCAAAGAACATAAGCTAAAGATCCAATAAACAGGTTTTTGGTTAAATATACACGGGTACGTTCAGTCAATGAGGTACTTTGTAGTTATGAGAAACAATTTAAGATAATgtgataaaaaatattatatatatgaagaaaagaaTGTTACAAAGCAGAATGATCTGATTCCTATTTATATGTTGATTCAcagatatattaatagaaaaatgtcTAAAAGGCATGCAATACTGTGTTATTATTTTCAGTTAGcagaaatgattttctttcatcTATAGGTTCTAGTTTTTCTGAAATGAACACgtattacttttataaaacagaaaaaaactttttaaagatgttttactGTTGATGACTTTGAGAATGGTTTTCAAAATACCTATTGCTCTCTTTCTTGTAACAGACTTAGCAATAACGCTGATACACTGATTCTGTTATGAAATTGGACCTTCCTTCTGTTCTTACTCTTTGAACTTTAGTACCACAGGCAGAGTCAGTTTGTAGAACATGAATGTAAGTCTACATGTAAGAATTTTGCTCTCTTATAAAAGTGAACTTATTTAAGTTGTGGTATAGAAAAACTATACACAAACACATTTCACTAAATGCAATCATTTAAGAATGAAACACAGACTGTCAGACACAATTGTGAAAGTTGCTTCTCATCAGAGGTTACCTGCACTATGTTACCTGCCTATGGGGAATCCTTTCAGGTAACAAGTCTatctttttttagtttaaaaagtaatatatgcAAACCACAGGGAAACGCAATAGTGAATGTCTCCATCAATCCAACAAGTAGTTTAGGCCCCTACAAACTGTTGTAACAATATTTCTGAAACCAAagagtttttccaacaccacctCCGCGACTCTCAACACAGGCTGTTGCCCTATGAGCCAACCCACTTCTGACGCCATCTACCTGGGGTCAAGGTCAGATCCCACGGGGCCGTCCCCACCTCAGACGCCAGGTGTTAGTCCCAAGTTGTCACCAGTGCTTGTGACTGACCAGCTATAAATTCAGGGAGTTCCTGAACGAGAATGACTCATGGAACTCAGGGAGCACTTTACTTACTGTTGCTGGTTTGTTATGAAGAGTACGGCTCAGGCCCAGCCAGCTGGGAGAGAGCTCGGGGTGAGGTACCTGGGACCAGTCTGAGGCCTCCCTCCTCCACTCTCTCGGCAGCAGGACGTGTATGTCCACCAGCTAGGTTACTCTCCAAACTCCACACTTCAGGACTTTTATGGAGATGCCATTCCATAGGCATCATCGATTGCACCTCTGGCCACTGATGACTGAACTCAATCTCCAGTCCTTTCCCTCGTCGGAGGTGGGGATGGCGCTCGAAGTTCTAACCCTGTAATCATGCCTGGTCTCTCTGGTGACCAGATTCCATCCTGAAGCCATCCAGGGCCCCAGCCACCTGTTAGTTCTTAGTATACAAGACATTCCTATCACTCCAGAGGTAGCAAGGGTTTGATGAGCTATGTGCCCTGAACTGGGGAAGAGAGCCCAGGCTCGGGGCTAGAAATGCAGTTGTACGAAATGAGGGTCCACAGTTAGGGCCTCACACTTGATACTCTTGCCAAGGCGGTGGCATCACGGGAGTGGGAGAACCATATCCACAGTGACGAAAACAGAAGAGTGAGCCAGATAATCTCAGGAGGTTATAAAATGCTACAGACAcataataaacagaataaaagtaCAAtgtgtgggggagggaggaggactgGTTTCTCAAGGGGTCAGCGAAGGGCTCCCTGCACAGACAGGATGTGCCCAGGGAGCAGACGGCAAGGGGAGCCATCCTGAGAGGGCCTGagtctggtggggtgggggaactcCCTGTgtgggaagagggggagggagcaCGGAGCAcagaggggaggacagagggggaGGCAGCAAGGAGGACAGTGGGAAGGGCAGATGGGGAGTGAGCACGGAGGACAGTGGGGAGGGCATGCAGGGAGGAcagcagggagggagcacagaggGCAGTGGGGAAGACAGAGGGGGAGGGAGCACGGAGGACAGTGGGGAGGACAGTGGGGAGGGAGCACGGAGGACAGCAGGCAGGACAGTGGGGAGGGAGCATGGAGGACATCAGGGAGGGAGCACGAAGGGCAGCGGGGAAGAcagcagggagggagcacagaggaCAGAGGGGAGAACAGCAGGGAGGGAGCATGGAGGGCAACAGGGAGGACAGCAGGGAGGGAGCATGGAGGACAGCggggaggacagaggggaggGAGCACAGAGGACAGAGGGGAGAACAGCAGGGAGGGAGCATGGAGGACAGCAGGGAGGACAGAGGGGGAGGGAGCATGGAGGACATCAGGGAGAGAGCacagagggcagcagggagaacagtgcagagggagtggggaggacagCAGGGAGGACAGTGGGGAGGACAGCAGGGAGGGAGCATGGAGGACAGCAGGGAGGACAGTGGGGAGGGAGCATGGAGGACAGTGAGGAGGACAGAGGGGAGGGAGCATGGAGGACAGTGGGGAGGGCATGCTGGGAGGACAGCAGGGAGGGAGCActgagggcagtggggaggacaGTGGGGAAGGAGCACGGAAGGCAGCGGGGAGGAcagcagggagggagcacagaggaCAGCGGGGAGGGAGCATGGAGGGACAGCAGAGGAGGACATGGGGGAGGGAGCCACGAAGGGCAAGTGGGGAGGACAGCGGGGAGAGAACACCAGAGGGCAGCGGGGTGGACAGAATGGGGAGGGGAGCACAGNNNNNNNNNNNNNNNNNNNNNNNGGGAGGGAGCACAGAGGACAGAGGGGAGAACAGCAGGGAGGGAGCATGGAGGGCAACAGGGAGGACAGCAGG from Cervus canadensis isolate Bull #8, Minnesota chromosome 9, ASM1932006v1, whole genome shotgun sequence carries:
- the UPF3A gene encoding regulator of nonsense transcripts 3A isoform X4, with protein sequence MSGLEYPAVVEFAPFQKIAKKKLKKKDAKTGSIEDDPEYKKFLETYCVEEEKTSASPETLLGDIEAKTRELIARRTTPLLEYIKNRKLEKQRIREEKREERRRRELEKKRLREEEKRRRREEEKCRRKAAEKQKKTVAEKEVRMKLLKKPEKGEEPSTEKPKERAEEIDPGDGRWEPCPSGTVLKPKPSEGSLEELWERSQNDSDKEQRDKERRSREKELEAQRCHSDDSRKHRAHCELEKCAGRSGEELAWGKGLAVDRGRKGSQDGGCPAEAAERLGREKSEDRPAPRKERTGNKDRPGLQLYQPRSRIQARDCDGRHPEEGRDGRRGEVEDSTVALAEKSEEVVWGDMHVGDVGRGSPPQHSVDLRGRSFRKCIN
- the UPF3A gene encoding regulator of nonsense transcripts 3A isoform X3 — encoded protein: MQSEIKKVVIRRLPPSLTKEQLEQQLHPLPAHDYFEFFTADVSLYPHLYSRAYINFRNPDDILLFRDRFDGYIFIDSKGLEYPAVVEFAPFQKIAKKKLKKKDAKTGSIEDDPEYKKFLETYCVEEEKTSASPETLLGDIEAKTRELIARRTTPLLEYIKNRKLEKQRIREEKREERRRRELEKKRLREEEKRRRREEEKCRRKAAEKQKKTVAEKEVRMKLLKKPEKGEEPSTEKPKERAEEIDPGDGRWEPCPSGTVLKPKPSEGSLEELWERSQNDSDKEQRDKERRSREKELEAQRCHSDDSRKHRAHCELEKCAGRSGEELAWGKGLAVDRGRKGSQDGGCPAEAAERLGREKSEDRPAPRKERTGNKDRPGLQLYQPRSRIQARDCDGRHPEEGRDGRRGEVEDSTVALAEKSEEVVWGDMHVGDVGRGSPPQHSVDLRGRSFRKCIN